One Glandiceps talaboti chromosome 20, keGlaTala1.1, whole genome shotgun sequence genomic region harbors:
- the LOC144450664 gene encoding U6 snRNA-associated Sm-like protein LSm5, translated as MAAGAGDTNPSQLLPLELVDKCIGSRIHIVMKTDKEIVGTLLGFDDFVNMVLEDVVEFETTPEGRRVTKLDQILLNGNNITMLIPGSEGPEV; from the exons ATGGCTGCCGGTGCGGGTGATACGAATCCGTCGCAACTTCTACCACTTG AATTGGTTGATAAATGTATCGGAAGCAGAATCCATATAGTGATGAAGACAGACAAAGAGATTGTAGGAACATTACTTGGATTTGATGACTTTGTCA ACATGGTTTTAGAAGATGTTGTAGAATT TGAAACTACACCAGAAGGTAGACGAGTTACAAAGTTAGATCAGATATTACTTAATGGTAACAACATTACTATG ttaATTCCAGGAAGTGAAGGTCCTGAAGTGTAA